GCATCGGCAATGGCGAGGATCGGCACCTGCCGGGTGCGCTCCAGCGAGCGCGCCTGGCTGCACAGCCGCAAACCATCGAAATTATCGAGGCCGAGCGAGACGATCAGCAGGTCGTAATTGCCCTCGGCGGCGTGAAACAGTGCTTCCGATGGATTGGTCTCGACGTCGACGGTGTGCTCGGTTGAGAGCACCGGCGCCAGCCGCTCATAGGACGACGGCCGGTCGTCGACAAGCAGGATGCGGCCGCCCTTGCCGGTGTCGGCCACCGCGCTGCGCTCCGGCGCCTGCACGCCGATCTCAAGCGAGGTGATGGCGCGCATGCGCAGCTCGTCGGTCATCATCTTCAGCCGGGTCAGCGAGCGCACCCGCGCGATCAACACGATATCGGACACCGGCTTGGTCAGGAAATCGTCGGCGCCGGCCTCGAGCCCGCGCACGCGGTCGGCCGGGCTGTCGAGCGCGGTGACCATGACCACCGGGATGAAATGCGTTGCCGGATTGGACTTCAGCCGGCGGCAAACCTCGAAGCCGTCGATATCGGGCATCATCACGTCGAGCAGGATGATGTCGCATTCGGCGCGCGCGCAGATCTCCAGCGCCTCGGTGCCGTTGGACGCGGTCAGGACGTCGAAATACTCGGCCGACAGCCGCGCCTCCAACAGCTTGACGTTGGCGGGGACATCATCGACGACGAGAATACGCGCTGACATCTCAAATTACTCCTAGCCGATAAATCGCCTGACGGTTTCAATAAATTTGCCGACCGAAATCGGCTTCGATAAATAGGCTTCGCAGCCGCCCTCGCGGATGCGTTCCTCGTCGCCCTTCATCGCGAAGGCCGTTACCGCGACCACCGGTATGGAACGCAGCTCCGGATCGTCCTTGATCCAGCGCGTGACCTCGAGGCCGGACACCTGCGGCAGCTGGATATCCATCAATATAAGATCGGGACGCAGCTTGCGCACGAGATCGAGCGCCTCGAAACCGTTACTGGTGCCCGAGGTCTGATAGCCATGCGCTTCCAACAGATCGCGAAAGAGCTTCATATTCAGCTCGTTGTCCTCCACGATCAGGACGGTTTTAGCCATCCCGTCCCTCCCAATCCCCTAGGAAACAGGCCGGCCGGCGGTGCGTCAGGCACTGCCGGCGGGCGTGTCGAAAAGTGAATTCAAACTAGCGCCAGATTCGCTCTAACCCGTTAAGCCGACATGCCATCTTTATGCGAAGTGGTTTCCACTTGCTTGAACACGTTCTGCAGACTCGGGCATGATGATTCCAAATTAGAGACCATAAGTTAACGGAAAGGCAAACGGACCAGTTGAAAAAGCCTGTTCACAACCCCCGGGAAGTAGCTGAAATCGTTGCAGTTCAGGCGTTGTCCTTCATCGCCGGCG
The sequence above is drawn from the Bradyrhizobium sediminis genome and encodes:
- a CDS encoding PleD family two-component system response regulator, whose protein sequence is MSARILVVDDVPANVKLLEARLSAEYFDVLTASNGTEALEICARAECDIILLDVMMPDIDGFEVCRRLKSNPATHFIPVVMVTALDSPADRVRGLEAGADDFLTKPVSDIVLIARVRSLTRLKMMTDELRMRAITSLEIGVQAPERSAVADTGKGGRILLVDDRPSSYERLAPVLSTEHTVDVETNPSEALFHAAEGNYDLLIVSLGLDNFDGLRLCSQARSLERTRQVPILAIADADNNARLLRGLEIGVNDYLLRPVDKNELLARARTQIRKRRYTDHLRDNVQNSIEAAITDALTGLHNRRYMESHLGTLAEQASSRGKPLALMMLDIDFFKSINDNYGHDAGDDVLREFAVRIRKSIRGIDLACRYGGEEFVIVMPETDLHVAGMVAERLRRSIAGEPFAVNKGTKRIEVTISIGLSTLDRKGESVADVLKRADTALYRAKHDGRNRVVSAAA
- a CDS encoding response regulator, which codes for MAKTVLIVEDNELNMKLFRDLLEAHGYQTSGTSNGFEALDLVRKLRPDLILMDIQLPQVSGLEVTRWIKDDPELRSIPVVAVTAFAMKGDEERIREGGCEAYLSKPISVGKFIETVRRFIG